The Leifsonia williamsii genome includes a region encoding these proteins:
- a CDS encoding AAA family ATPase has translation MNPEDLIAAEPSADLPGVPDLGASPVSDDREWFSAAFRRLVDSIGGVVLGKEQEIALVVTAMIAEGHILLEDTPGTGKTSLAKSMAASIAGEHQRIQFTPDLLPADVVGVTIFDQREQQFVFHPGPVFANVLLADEINRASPKTQAALLEVMEEGQVTVDGETYAAPAPFVVIATQNPVEQAGTYRLPEAQLDRFLMKLSLGHPDRTAALAILNGSASRGRPTTVTEPVLRVDEVSRMIAVAAAVHVDEAVLEYILTICDATREDPRVRLGVSMRGALALVRSAKAMAASRGRGHVLPDDVKALAGPVLAHRLILDPDAEFSGATAAAVVRDIVEGAVPPAERAA, from the coding sequence ATGAACCCCGAAGACCTGATCGCCGCCGAGCCGAGTGCCGACCTGCCCGGCGTCCCCGATCTCGGCGCGTCGCCCGTCTCCGACGACCGGGAGTGGTTCTCGGCCGCGTTCCGCCGGCTCGTCGACAGCATCGGCGGGGTCGTGCTCGGCAAGGAGCAGGAGATCGCGCTCGTGGTGACGGCGATGATCGCGGAGGGTCACATCCTCCTGGAGGACACCCCCGGAACCGGTAAGACCTCGCTCGCGAAGAGCATGGCGGCGAGCATCGCGGGCGAGCATCAGCGCATCCAGTTCACCCCCGACCTGCTGCCTGCCGACGTCGTCGGCGTCACGATCTTCGACCAGCGCGAGCAGCAGTTCGTCTTCCATCCCGGTCCGGTGTTCGCCAACGTGCTGCTCGCCGACGAGATCAACCGGGCGTCGCCGAAGACCCAGGCCGCCCTCCTCGAGGTCATGGAGGAGGGGCAGGTCACGGTCGACGGCGAGACCTACGCCGCGCCGGCGCCCTTCGTCGTCATCGCCACCCAGAACCCGGTGGAGCAGGCGGGCACCTATCGCCTGCCGGAGGCGCAGCTCGACCGCTTCCTGATGAAGCTGTCGCTCGGCCACCCCGACCGGACGGCCGCGCTCGCCATCCTGAACGGCTCGGCGTCCCGGGGCCGCCCGACGACCGTGACCGAGCCCGTGCTGCGCGTGGACGAGGTGTCGCGGATGATCGCCGTCGCGGCCGCCGTGCACGTCGACGAGGCGGTGCTCGAGTACATCCTCACCATCTGCGACGCGACCCGGGAGGACCCGCGGGTGCGGCTCGGCGTCAGCATGCGTGGGGCGCTCGCCCTGGTGCGGTCCGCGAAGGCGATGGCGGCTTCGCGCGGGCGCGGCCACGTGCTGCCGGACGACGTGAAGGCGCTCGCCGGCCCGGTGCTCGCCCACCGCCTCATCCTCGATCCCGATGCGGAGTTCTCGGGTGCGACGGCCGCCGCGGTCGTGCGCGACATCGTCGAGGGCGCCGTGCCCCCCGCAGAGCGGGCGGCGTGA
- a CDS encoding Ig-like domain-containing protein: MRETVRRRVRRSVGAGVVVVVVSALTAFAIVNPGAPVAQIDSNDAGVWLTDTGAMKVGRYNHLVEELDGGVVATGTPFDVIQDGSMVLVTQANTVAVLDPATVSAAAPVLLPAAARVSAAAGVASVLDADSGSLWARPASALGGLDTRSERPDLRLGRGAVAVTARSGAVLAADAKGRVSRVDVTAEGVSHRTLGTLATAAGRKPAGAATATTVGDDLYVLRGSTLAGMTGAVDLSAYGHDFVLQQPGPARDTVVVATPTALLEVAVASRRVTTVEPRGVGVPAAPVVVGECVFGAWATTASNSLIACGSHRPVRQTLKEVAEGTPLVFRVNHDAVILNDTASGRLWEPQQDTEVRRPDWGGIANNDDKGDEKRDDQTEQTDDGAPRCDEEPAPPTVAADEFGVRPGRSRILPVLGNDHASGCGVLAVADVEQPPASFGSVTPVYGGRALQVTVDPAAVGTVTVGYTVSDGRPGVEPVRSTLTLTAHADDRNAAPEQTEASPVPVGADAAVGLDALARFSDPDGDDLVLVGARSEDGTGTVETTPAGTLTYRAAGAPVGRHRLDLTVSDGRETMTGTLDVDVRAAGSVAPTILPSLITADAGQQVRVAPLDSVRSVSATPVRLAGVEPVDGATVTPDLDGGTFTFSAQQPGSYYVPITVVAAPQQATGVVRVDVREAPTDATPRTAVDVVVLPRDGGTVVDPLANDDDPAGSVLVLQSVEAEDGARVAAVIEDGARVRLSADRALTAPATLRYTVSDGAGSAVGEIHVLPYPSGTEARPPIVPDVTATVAAGGIVTIPALAGARSPSGGELQLDDTLVEAPPADQGLLFVSGDVLRYQAPQHPMTVTAVFAVTDGDGNSASGRVTIDVHDADPATDAAPLPRDVIARVQQGGSTSIAIPLTGIDRDGDEVTLVGADTAPAKGRITAVGPDSLRYEALPGETGTDVFRYLVEDAAGHRATASIRVGIVPAVAASHVVAVDDTIAVRPGTTVAVPVLENDSAGPGTSLVLADRLTADDGLRARVVGDRIRFTAPAEEGDHLIGYTVGDRVGGTASATLAVHVASDAPILPPVVRDVVITAVQAAGRSSVVADVLAAAENPVGPASDLRVAVHPSALAFATPSRDGKVTVTLGDRPRVAAVAVSNRTAPDGEATAYAFVLVPAKDGAVPSVKTGAKALSVLSGERLTIPLEKYVSVRQGRTPRVFDPATVSATKADGSSLVQDDGTLVYRSATGYAGPASITFLVSDGSSAADPTAATRLLTLPITVRPSGVVEPSFTPGSVRVAPAEAPAQVDLGALTETAGPRSALSYRLSGQVPSGITASVSGRTLSIAADADARPGTSATLRVEVGYGGERPVEGTVEVTVVKSTARLASVRDVELDGAEGESYTVNVLDGALNPFPSTALRVTGATVETPGGGRATVDGSRVTVATASGFTGRLVVAFTVRDATGDADRDVRGAIRITVRGKPSTPAAPTLESAATGALTVRWSAPANNGSPIEEYRLTGTGGITRSVDGRATQATLTDLPLGRDYAFTVQARNAAGWSAVSASSAPVTLDAAPGAVPSVSLSAGDGSAVARWGAPSNPGTPLTGFDLLVSPAPAGTANGRITVDGWATSYAIGGLQNGVAYTVMVSARNRSGTPGPWSAASAPATPAGMPGKPTLSVARVEQPSGGAFRVDWAPGRYNGAPETYALLVNGAQSGVALGGSGGSVVVGSLQNGARYSFTVVATNRVGSTSSDAQTASTWGTPGKVTLFAAAAGAPNAAPGQGSITASWRQPTDTGGVALESYRLDVSGQNGVQRSQRAGGSAVSATVAGLPAGTYSVSIAACNAGDACGPASTIGSVTVVTLPDAVTGAQWVYDAGLGAYHVSVDQPSWNGGTSGTIQYRVGSGAWLNAVGTRFDVPAAPGVPITLTLRAVTSAGTGPTSTSVLP; the protein is encoded by the coding sequence ATGAGGGAGACGGTCCGTCGCCGCGTCCGCCGCTCCGTCGGCGCCGGCGTGGTGGTCGTCGTGGTCTCGGCGCTGACGGCGTTCGCGATCGTGAACCCCGGCGCGCCGGTGGCCCAGATCGACTCGAACGACGCCGGCGTGTGGCTCACCGACACCGGCGCGATGAAGGTCGGACGCTACAACCACCTCGTGGAGGAGCTCGACGGCGGTGTCGTCGCCACGGGCACGCCCTTCGACGTCATCCAGGACGGCTCGATGGTCCTCGTGACGCAGGCGAACACCGTGGCGGTGCTCGATCCGGCGACCGTCTCGGCGGCGGCTCCCGTCCTCCTTCCCGCCGCGGCACGCGTGAGCGCAGCGGCGGGCGTGGCCTCGGTCCTCGATGCCGACTCGGGCTCGCTGTGGGCGCGCCCCGCCTCCGCGCTGGGCGGGCTCGACACGCGCAGCGAGCGTCCGGACCTCCGGCTCGGCAGGGGAGCGGTCGCCGTGACCGCCCGCAGCGGCGCGGTCCTCGCCGCGGATGCGAAGGGGAGGGTCTCCCGCGTCGACGTCACGGCCGAGGGCGTCTCGCATCGCACCCTCGGGACGCTGGCGACGGCCGCCGGACGCAAGCCGGCCGGCGCCGCCACCGCGACGACGGTCGGCGACGACCTGTACGTGCTCCGCGGCTCCACGCTGGCCGGGATGACCGGGGCGGTCGACCTCTCCGCCTACGGTCACGACTTCGTGCTCCAGCAGCCCGGCCCCGCGCGCGACACCGTGGTCGTGGCGACGCCGACGGCGCTGCTCGAGGTCGCGGTCGCCTCCCGCCGGGTGACCACCGTCGAGCCGCGCGGAGTCGGTGTGCCCGCCGCTCCCGTGGTGGTCGGCGAGTGCGTCTTCGGCGCCTGGGCGACCACCGCCTCCAACAGCCTCATCGCGTGCGGCTCGCACCGTCCCGTCCGGCAGACCCTCAAGGAGGTGGCCGAGGGCACGCCCCTGGTCTTCCGGGTCAACCACGACGCCGTCATCCTCAACGACACCGCCTCGGGGAGGCTGTGGGAGCCGCAGCAGGACACCGAGGTCCGCCGACCGGACTGGGGCGGCATCGCGAACAACGACGACAAGGGCGACGAGAAGCGCGACGACCAGACCGAGCAGACCGACGACGGCGCGCCGCGCTGCGACGAGGAGCCGGCACCGCCCACCGTCGCCGCGGACGAGTTCGGCGTGCGCCCGGGGCGCTCGCGCATCCTTCCGGTGCTCGGCAACGACCACGCCTCGGGGTGCGGCGTGCTGGCCGTCGCCGACGTGGAGCAGCCTCCCGCCTCCTTCGGCAGCGTCACTCCGGTCTACGGCGGTCGCGCGCTCCAGGTCACCGTCGATCCCGCGGCGGTCGGCACCGTCACCGTCGGCTACACCGTCTCCGACGGACGACCCGGGGTCGAGCCCGTCCGTTCGACGCTCACGCTGACCGCTCATGCGGACGACCGCAACGCCGCCCCCGAGCAGACCGAAGCCTCCCCAGTGCCGGTCGGAGCGGACGCGGCCGTCGGCCTCGACGCGCTGGCGCGCTTCTCCGACCCGGACGGCGACGACCTCGTGCTCGTCGGCGCGCGCAGCGAGGACGGGACGGGCACGGTCGAGACCACGCCCGCGGGGACGCTGACGTACCGCGCGGCCGGAGCGCCGGTCGGCCGGCATCGGCTCGACCTCACGGTGTCCGACGGTCGCGAGACGATGACCGGGACGCTCGACGTCGACGTGCGCGCCGCCGGGTCCGTCGCCCCGACGATCCTGCCGAGCCTCATCACCGCCGACGCCGGACAGCAGGTGCGCGTCGCTCCGCTGGACTCCGTGCGCTCGGTGAGCGCGACTCCCGTACGGCTCGCGGGGGTCGAACCCGTGGACGGCGCCACCGTCACGCCGGATCTCGACGGCGGCACCTTCACCTTCTCGGCCCAGCAGCCCGGCTCGTATTACGTGCCGATCACCGTCGTGGCGGCGCCCCAGCAGGCGACCGGCGTCGTCCGCGTCGACGTGCGCGAGGCCCCGACCGACGCCACGCCCCGCACCGCCGTCGACGTGGTCGTGCTGCCGCGCGACGGCGGCACGGTGGTCGATCCGCTCGCGAACGACGACGACCCCGCCGGGTCCGTGCTCGTGCTGCAGTCCGTCGAGGCGGAGGACGGCGCGAGGGTGGCGGCCGTCATCGAAGACGGCGCACGGGTGCGCCTGTCGGCTGATCGCGCTCTCACCGCTCCGGCGACCCTCCGCTACACCGTCTCGGACGGCGCCGGATCGGCGGTGGGCGAGATCCATGTGCTGCCATACCCCTCCGGGACGGAGGCGCGCCCGCCGATCGTCCCCGACGTCACGGCCACGGTCGCGGCCGGAGGCATCGTCACCATCCCCGCGCTCGCGGGAGCACGGTCTCCGTCCGGCGGGGAGCTGCAGCTCGACGACACGCTCGTGGAGGCGCCCCCCGCCGACCAGGGGCTCCTGTTCGTCTCCGGCGACGTGCTGCGCTACCAGGCGCCGCAGCATCCCATGACGGTGACGGCGGTGTTCGCGGTGACGGACGGCGACGGCAACTCGGCCTCGGGGCGCGTCACGATCGACGTCCACGACGCGGATCCGGCGACCGACGCCGCACCCCTCCCGCGCGACGTGATCGCCCGGGTCCAGCAGGGCGGGAGCACGAGCATCGCCATCCCGCTGACGGGGATCGATCGCGACGGCGACGAGGTCACCCTCGTCGGCGCCGACACCGCGCCCGCCAAGGGCCGGATCACCGCCGTCGGCCCCGACAGCCTCCGCTACGAGGCCCTGCCGGGCGAGACCGGGACCGACGTCTTCCGCTACCTCGTGGAGGACGCCGCCGGCCACCGGGCGACCGCCTCGATCCGCGTGGGCATCGTGCCGGCCGTCGCCGCCTCGCACGTCGTCGCGGTCGACGACACGATCGCGGTCCGGCCCGGCACGACCGTGGCCGTGCCGGTCCTCGAGAACGACTCCGCCGGGCCGGGCACCTCCCTCGTGCTCGCCGATCGGCTCACCGCCGACGACGGACTGCGCGCTCGCGTCGTGGGCGACCGCATCCGTTTCACGGCCCCCGCCGAGGAGGGCGATCACCTGATCGGCTACACGGTCGGCGACCGGGTCGGCGGCACGGCCTCGGCCACCCTCGCCGTGCACGTGGCGTCGGACGCCCCGATCCTGCCGCCCGTCGTGCGCGACGTGGTGATCACCGCCGTGCAGGCGGCCGGCCGCAGCAGCGTGGTCGCCGACGTGCTCGCCGCGGCGGAGAACCCGGTCGGACCGGCGAGCGACCTCCGCGTCGCCGTGCACCCCTCAGCGCTCGCGTTCGCAACGCCATCCCGCGACGGGAAGGTGACGGTCACGCTCGGAGACCGCCCGCGGGTGGCCGCGGTCGCCGTCTCGAACAGGACCGCCCCCGATGGGGAGGCCACCGCGTACGCGTTCGTTCTCGTGCCGGCGAAGGACGGCGCCGTCCCGTCGGTGAAGACGGGCGCGAAGGCGCTGTCGGTGCTCTCGGGGGAGCGTCTGACGATTCCGCTGGAGAAGTACGTGTCCGTCCGGCAGGGCAGGACGCCGCGGGTCTTCGACCCCGCGACGGTGTCCGCGACCAAGGCGGACGGGTCCTCGCTCGTGCAGGACGACGGCACGCTCGTCTACCGGTCGGCCACGGGCTATGCGGGCCCCGCCTCCATCACCTTCCTCGTGAGCGACGGCTCGAGCGCCGCCGACCCCACGGCCGCGACCCGGCTGCTGACCCTCCCCATCACCGTGCGCCCGTCGGGTGTCGTGGAGCCGAGCTTCACGCCGGGCAGCGTGCGCGTCGCGCCGGCGGAGGCTCCGGCGCAGGTCGACCTCGGTGCGCTCACCGAGACCGCGGGCCCCCGGAGCGCGCTGAGCTACCGGCTCTCCGGGCAGGTGCCGTCCGGCATCACGGCCTCCGTCTCCGGTCGGACGCTCTCCATCGCCGCCGACGCCGACGCACGCCCCGGCACCTCCGCGACGCTGCGCGTGGAGGTGGGCTACGGCGGGGAGCGCCCGGTCGAGGGCACCGTCGAGGTCACCGTCGTGAAGAGCACCGCGCGTCTCGCCTCGGTGCGCGACGTCGAGCTGGACGGCGCCGAGGGCGAGTCGTACACGGTGAACGTGCTCGACGGCGCCCTGAACCCCTTCCCGTCCACGGCGCTGCGCGTGACGGGAGCGACCGTCGAGACCCCCGGCGGTGGCCGCGCCACGGTGGACGGCAGCCGGGTGACGGTCGCCACTGCCTCCGGGTTCACGGGGAGACTCGTCGTCGCCTTCACCGTTCGTGACGCCACCGGCGACGCCGACCGCGACGTGCGCGGCGCGATCCGCATCACCGTCCGCGGCAAGCCGTCCACGCCGGCCGCCCCGACGCTGGAGTCCGCCGCGACCGGCGCGCTCACCGTGCGCTGGTCGGCGCCCGCGAACAACGGCTCCCCGATCGAGGAGTACCGGCTCACCGGCACCGGCGGCATCACACGGAGCGTGGACGGCCGGGCCACCCAGGCCACGCTGACCGACCTTCCGCTCGGGCGCGACTACGCGTTCACCGTGCAGGCGCGCAACGCCGCCGGCTGGTCGGCGGTCAGCGCATCCTCCGCGCCGGTCACCCTCGACGCCGCGCCCGGGGCCGTGCCATCGGTCTCCCTGAGCGCCGGCGACGGGTCCGCCGTCGCCCGCTGGGGAGCGCCGTCGAACCCGGGCACGCCGCTCACCGGCTTCGACCTGCTCGTCTCGCCGGCGCCCGCGGGCACCGCGAACGGACGGATCACGGTCGACGGGTGGGCGACCTCCTATGCGATCGGCGGGCTCCAGAACGGTGTCGCGTACACGGTCATGGTCTCCGCGCGGAACCGCTCGGGGACGCCGGGGCCGTGGAGCGCCGCCTCCGCGCCGGCGACGCCCGCCGGAATGCCGGGCAAGCCGACCCTCTCGGTCGCGCGGGTCGAGCAGCCCTCGGGAGGCGCCTTCCGGGTCGACTGGGCGCCTGGCCGCTACAACGGGGCGCCGGAGACGTATGCGCTCCTCGTGAACGGCGCCCAGAGCGGCGTCGCGCTCGGCGGCTCCGGCGGCTCGGTGGTGGTGGGATCGCTGCAGAACGGCGCCCGCTACAGCTTCACTGTCGTCGCGACGAACCGGGTCGGCTCCACCAGCTCCGACGCACAGACGGCGAGCACCTGGGGCACACCCGGCAAGGTGACGCTTTTCGCCGCGGCGGCGGGCGCGCCGAACGCCGCGCCCGGCCAGGGGTCGATCACGGCGAGCTGGCGTCAGCCGACCGACACCGGAGGGGTCGCCCTCGAGAGCTACCGGCTGGACGTCTCCGGTCAGAACGGCGTGCAGCGCAGCCAGCGCGCTGGAGGCTCGGCCGTTTCGGCGACCGTCGCCGGTCTGCCGGCGGGCACCTACAGCGTGAGCATCGCCGCATGCAATGCCGGCGACGCCTGCGGTCCCGCCTCCACCATCGGGTCGGTGACCGTGGTCACGCTGCCCGACGCCGTCACCGGCGCGCAGTGGGTGTACGACGCGGGCCTCGGCGCCTACCACGTCTCGGTCGACCAGCCGTCGTGGAACGGCGGGACGAGCGGCACGATCCAGTACCGCGTCGGATCGGGCGCGTGGCTGAACGCGGTGGGCACGCGTTTCGACGTCCCCGCCGCCCCCGGCGTCCCGATCACGCTCACCCTGCGCGCCGTGACCTCCGCCGGCACCGGCCCGACCTCCACCTCCGTCCTCCCGTGA
- a CDS encoding 3-hydroxyacyl-CoA dehydrogenase yields MRIDGCSALVTGGASGLGNATARALTEAGAHVVLVDLPTSEGEKAAIALGPTARFVPADVTDEAGVQEAVATASALAPLRITVNCAGIATAAKVLGRDGVLPLADFERVVRVNLVGTFNVVRLAAAAMAETEPVAGEYGEERGVIVNTASVAAFDGQIGQPAYAASKGGVASLTLPLARELARQLIRVVTIAPGIFETPMMAGLPQAAQESLAAQVPHPSRLGKPAEYAALVRHIVENAMLNGETIRLDGGIRMQPR; encoded by the coding sequence ATGCGGATCGACGGATGCTCGGCGCTCGTGACCGGAGGGGCCAGCGGGCTCGGCAACGCGACGGCGCGCGCTCTCACCGAGGCGGGCGCGCACGTCGTGCTGGTCGACCTCCCCACGTCGGAGGGCGAGAAGGCGGCGATCGCCCTCGGCCCGACCGCGCGCTTCGTCCCCGCCGACGTCACCGACGAGGCGGGCGTGCAGGAGGCGGTGGCGACAGCCTCGGCGCTGGCGCCGCTCCGGATCACGGTCAACTGCGCGGGGATCGCGACAGCGGCGAAGGTGCTCGGGCGCGACGGCGTCCTCCCGCTCGCCGACTTCGAGCGGGTGGTCAGGGTGAATCTCGTCGGCACGTTCAACGTGGTGCGCCTCGCCGCGGCCGCGATGGCCGAGACCGAGCCGGTCGCGGGGGAGTACGGGGAGGAGCGCGGCGTCATCGTGAACACCGCCTCCGTCGCCGCGTTCGACGGCCAGATCGGCCAGCCGGCCTATGCGGCGTCGAAGGGCGGGGTCGCGTCCCTGACGCTGCCGCTGGCCCGCGAGCTCGCCCGGCAGCTGATCCGCGTGGTCACCATCGCGCCCGGCATCTTCGAGACGCCGATGATGGCGGGGCTCCCCCAGGCGGCGCAGGAGTCGCTGGCCGCCCAGGTGCCGCATCCGTCCCGGCTGGGCAAGCCCGCCGAGTACGCGGCGCTCGTGCGCCACATCGTCGAGAACGCCATGCTGAACGGCGAGACCATCCGCCTCGACGGAGGCATCCGCATGCAGCCGCGCTGA
- a CDS encoding serine/threonine-protein kinase, whose amino-acid sequence MTPPRSTTPPPALDGYEYRGVLGSGGFAEVFLYEQRLPQRMVAVKVLNDGTLAPGVREQFEMEANVMARLSQHPSIVTIHQAGVAGDGRPYIVMEYCPREGYGARFRQVRIPLDEVLRVGVRLAGALETAHRAGILHRDIKPANILVTNFGWPALTDFGIATVAGSEPSSGGLSVPWAPPELFTDDAPFDVRSDVFSLGATLYSLLAGRSPFEVVGGSNSSAELMARIESAPLAPTGRRDIPDRLEALLHATMAKSPHERPNSAMAVGRALQRIETACGFQQTAMEVSDLSSVQPSPAAPVTPAASGGALHEGRIRPVVQIRPEDGEQHPPTAVTPTVSPVDEATRAAVRPGSNASAARPSASPVDEVTRVAVRPSSGSGTAASSGPAAPAGRAKKAGRKRGRSRDRAAATRDAAASAAPGSADGGFAARGSAAREATDPDSSIGKRRPLRLVIMSAAAAVLLVAGGLVAYNAIASSLGGPAAASDGSDGSGDTPSTEATDASLSADAVPSPKGLTGKKMADGSAVFSWSNPDPEDGDQYLWGISGTGVAAGFQLVGQPSLTIPADQATEGQICVDVSIVRKDRRASVEPARACAE is encoded by the coding sequence GTGACTCCGCCTCGCAGCACGACGCCGCCGCCCGCGCTCGACGGCTACGAGTACCGGGGCGTTCTCGGCTCCGGCGGTTTCGCCGAGGTGTTCCTCTACGAGCAGCGGCTCCCGCAGCGCATGGTCGCCGTGAAGGTCCTCAACGACGGCACGCTCGCCCCCGGCGTGCGCGAGCAGTTCGAGATGGAGGCGAACGTGATGGCGCGGCTGTCGCAGCATCCCTCGATCGTCACCATCCACCAGGCCGGCGTCGCGGGCGACGGCCGGCCGTACATCGTGATGGAGTACTGCCCGCGCGAAGGCTACGGAGCACGGTTCCGCCAGGTCCGCATCCCGCTCGACGAGGTGCTGCGCGTGGGCGTCCGGCTCGCCGGCGCGCTGGAGACGGCGCACCGCGCGGGCATCCTGCACCGCGACATCAAGCCCGCCAACATCCTGGTCACCAACTTCGGCTGGCCGGCACTGACCGACTTCGGCATCGCGACCGTCGCGGGCAGCGAGCCGAGCTCCGGCGGGCTCAGCGTGCCGTGGGCGCCGCCGGAGCTGTTCACCGACGACGCCCCGTTCGACGTGCGCAGCGACGTCTTCTCGCTCGGCGCGACCCTGTACTCCCTGCTCGCGGGCCGGTCGCCGTTCGAGGTGGTCGGCGGTTCGAACTCCTCCGCGGAACTGATGGCGCGCATCGAGTCCGCGCCGCTCGCTCCGACCGGTCGGCGCGACATCCCGGACCGGCTGGAGGCGCTCCTCCACGCGACCATGGCCAAGAGCCCCCACGAGCGGCCGAACTCCGCCATGGCCGTCGGTCGCGCCCTGCAGCGCATCGAGACCGCCTGCGGATTCCAGCAGACCGCGATGGAGGTCTCCGACCTCTCCTCCGTGCAGCCGTCGCCGGCGGCGCCGGTCACGCCGGCCGCCTCCGGTGGCGCGTTGCACGAGGGCCGCATCCGCCCTGTGGTGCAGATCCGTCCGGAGGACGGCGAGCAGCATCCCCCGACCGCCGTCACGCCCACGGTGAGCCCGGTCGACGAGGCGACGCGCGCCGCTGTCCGGCCCGGCTCGAATGCGTCGGCGGCCCGCCCCTCCGCGTCGCCGGTCGATGAGGTCACGCGTGTCGCGGTACGGCCGAGCAGCGGCTCCGGCACTGCTGCCTCCAGCGGCCCTGCGGCACCCGCCGGACGAGCGAAGAAAGCGGGCCGGAAGCGCGGCCGCTCCCGCGACCGCGCTGCAGCGACGCGCGACGCGGCGGCCTCCGCTGCGCCCGGCTCCGCCGATGGCGGCTTCGCCGCTCGGGGCTCCGCCGCTCGCGAGGCGACGGACCCGGACAGCAGCATCGGCAAGCGCCGGCCGCTGCGCCTCGTGATCATGAGCGCGGCAGCCGCGGTCCTGCTCGTCGCCGGGGGCCTGGTCGCTTACAACGCGATCGCCTCCTCGCTCGGCGGACCGGCCGCCGCGTCCGACGGTTCCGACGGCTCCGGCGACACGCCATCGACGGAGGCGACGGACGCCTCCCTGTCCGCCGACGCGGTGCCCAGCCCCAAGGGGCTGACCGGCAAGAAGATGGCGGACGGCTCCGCGGTGTTCTCGTGGAGCAACCCCGACCCCGAGGACGGCGATCAGTACCTCTGGGGCATCTCCGGCACCGGCGTCGCGGCGGGCTTCCAGCTCGTCGGCCAGCCGTCGCTCACCATCCCCGCCGATCAGGCCACCGAGGGCCAGATCTGCGTCGACGTCTCCATCGTGCGCAAGGATCGACGGGCCTCCGTCGAGCCGGCCAGGGCCTGCGCGGAATGA
- a CDS encoding FHA domain-containing protein yields MPAIEYLRGDHYVIASGDMVALCDARTPSAIVAQLYAAVNDGGLDATRVMQSVLDIDMSEVSSLAVVTEGEKHWHLLVRGDAHVDVLTLDGTWTVDAPGVLTWSESTIEEADGFILRFAAAVPEQGDVYPLEGGIVAGDCAFLPVTEHARAAMAAAEAAAAAPAVSATQSVSAQEARMRQGVPGPAMPAPSLQPAMPGQAAMPSPAVGVPTGPGQAMPVAIDERSGPPYNEEYVDAGSRWVAEQAAMPQPSPWNEAAVPTAFGTSSPQPGGIAPDAHLPQPIVPATGYARGYGQVAAPVMPDQPMGLSQPMGLSQPMVLSQPMGFAQPMGLSQPYGAPAPAALPGAHSQPQPHLQPQSHSQPHSHSPHASAPVAQPAAPSHPQGDSGGFDTMTLVLSSGSVVTLDRPVVLGRAPQQSAVPDVINPRLVPFIRASDEVSRTHLLIERAAGEVYATDLGSRNGTMVVPAGAQPYRLGAGERARVALGTRLDLGDGSIATLEAAR; encoded by the coding sequence ATGCCGGCGATCGAGTACCTGAGGGGCGACCACTACGTCATCGCCTCCGGCGACATGGTGGCTCTCTGCGACGCCCGAACGCCCAGCGCGATCGTCGCCCAGCTCTACGCGGCCGTGAACGACGGCGGCCTCGACGCGACCCGCGTCATGCAGTCCGTCCTCGACATCGACATGTCGGAGGTCTCCTCGCTCGCTGTCGTGACGGAGGGGGAGAAGCACTGGCATCTGCTGGTGCGTGGTGACGCGCACGTCGACGTCCTGACCCTCGACGGCACGTGGACGGTCGACGCGCCGGGCGTGCTCACCTGGTCCGAGAGCACCATCGAAGAGGCCGACGGCTTCATCCTCCGGTTCGCCGCCGCGGTGCCGGAGCAGGGCGACGTGTACCCGTTGGAGGGCGGCATCGTCGCAGGCGATTGCGCCTTCCTCCCGGTCACCGAGCACGCGCGCGCCGCGATGGCCGCGGCGGAGGCCGCCGCCGCGGCTCCCGCGGTCTCGGCGACCCAGTCCGTCTCCGCTCAGGAGGCCCGCATGCGGCAGGGCGTGCCCGGCCCCGCGATGCCGGCTCCCTCCCTGCAGCCGGCGATGCCCGGGCAGGCGGCGATGCCGTCGCCGGCCGTCGGAGTGCCGACCGGCCCCGGCCAGGCGATGCCCGTCGCCATCGACGAGCGCTCCGGTCCTCCCTACAACGAGGAATACGTCGACGCCGGCAGCCGCTGGGTGGCGGAGCAGGCGGCCATGCCGCAGCCGTCGCCGTGGAACGAGGCGGCCGTCCCCACGGCCTTCGGAACGTCGAGCCCGCAGCCCGGTGGCATCGCGCCGGACGCGCACCTGCCGCAGCCCATCGTGCCCGCGACCGGGTACGCCCGCGGCTACGGCCAGGTCGCCGCTCCCGTCATGCCGGACCAGCCGATGGGGCTCTCGCAGCCGATGGGGCTCTCGCAGCCGATGGTGCTCTCGCAGCCGATGGGCTTCGCGCAGCCGATGGGGCTCTCGCAGCCGTACGGCGCTCCGGCTCCGGCAGCCCTTCCCGGCGCCCACTCCCAGCCGCAGCCGCACCTCCAGCCGCAATCGCACTCGCAACCGCACTCGCACTCCCCGCACGCGTCCGCTCCCGTGGCGCAGCCGGCCGCCCCCTCGCACCCGCAGGGCGACTCCGGCGGGTTCGACACCATGACGCTGGTGCTCTCCAGCGGCAGTGTCGTGACCCTCGACCGGCCCGTCGTGCTCGGCCGTGCACCGCAGCAATCGGCTGTCCCCGACGTGATCAATCCGCGGCTGGTGCCCTTCATCCGGGCGTCCGACGAGGTCTCGCGCACCCACCTGCTGATCGAGCGGGCGGCCGGCGAGGTGTACGCGACCGACCTCGGCTCGCGCAACGGCACGATGGTCGTCCCGGCCGGCGCGCAGCCGTACCGGCTGGGGGCGGGGGAGCGAGCGCGCGTCGCGCTCGGCACCCGCCTCGACCTGGGCGACGGCTCCATCGCGACGCTCGAGGCCGCGAGGTGA